DNA from Evansella sp. LMS18:
TTGACAGGTTACATGGGAAATAGCTGACCCCGTTTTTTCTTCAGAGCCTGGAAAATAAAAAAACCTTCTCATCCTGTAAGGGACGAGAAGGAAACCCGCGGTACCACCCTCATAAACAACCCTGTTTAAAAGTTGTTCACTCAGGATTTCTTAACGTGAAATCAGCCGGCACAGCCTACTAAGCAGATAAGCCGTTCAGTGCGCAACTCAAGGGTGATTTTCCATCTGCTTGCTTCGTCAGGCTTTCACCGTCCCTGACTCGCTGGAGAAGTATTGCAAATGTACTGTCCCTGTCAAAGTTTTTCATATAAATTCCAGTTTACCCAGATATAAAATAATTAATAAGTATAGCAAATTAAAAAATCTTATTAAAGTATATGACAAGTGCAATCAATGCGTCAAGTTACCCGTTAACATTCTCGTAGGACTCTTCTTCCTCTTCCTCATTGCTTTTGCTCAGGTCGTCCCAGTCATCAGTGTTAAGCATTTCCAGCTGTGCTTCCAGGAGCATTCTGAAGCGTGTGCGGTACACGGAGGCCTGTTTCTTCAATTCCTCAATTTCAAGGGTTATTTTCCGTGATTTAGAGAGTGATTCATTAATAATGCGGTCGGCATTTTTCTCCGCCTCTTTAATGATCAGCTTAGCTTCTTTGTCAGCGCTTCGCTTCACATCTTCAGCTGTTTCCTGTGCGATGAGGATAGATTTATTAAGCGTAGTTTCAATGGATGAAAAATGGCTTAATTTCTCTTCCAGCTCATCGACACGATCGGCCAGGTCTTTTTTTTCACGAATTACTAATTCATAGTCTTTGATAATCTGATCAAGAAACTCGTTTACTTCGTCTTCATCATAACCGCGAAAGCCGCGGGTGAATTCCTTATTATGGATATCCAATGGTGTTAAAGGCATGTTCTGCCACCTCCAATTAGTTTATTAGGCTATGTCAAAAAGCTGTCAAAAGGAGAGACCGGAACAGTCCCGCCTGCATTTAACTGGAAATACAGCAAGTACATAGTTTATAGTATGTATAATTTCGACATGCTTGTGCTGCCTTCCTGCTGTGCCGACAAATTAACGGGGGAAACCTAACGTTATTCTCCATTTCCCTTTCTTAGTCTGTCCGTCTATTGAAATGACATGGCATCTGCCTTTGCCTCTGAGAGAGATAACATCCTTTACCTCCACTTGGCTGCTCGGATCTTCCTCAGTCTTCCAGTTAAGTTTTACGTCACCGTTCTGTACGAAAGGTTTTACTTTAGAACGGGATATATTAAATGCTTCTGCAAGTACTGTATCAAGGCGAAGTGACGAAACCGTTGCTTCGGAAAATGAGAACTCCTGCTCCACCTTGACAATATCCTTTTCATTTAAGATTTTTTCAAGGGATACTTTTGTTTTTCCGGCGGATGTAAAGTTCCATGTTACAAAATCGGCAACCTCGTCAGCAAGGGCCACCTGAAACCTTGTCCCATCCGTTAAAATATCACCGAACTTTTCCCTTTTCAGGCCTACGTTCATTAAAGCACCGAGGACCTTTCTGTGTTCAAGCTGGGCGAACTTCACCGGATAATTAATTTCGTATACTGAAAGTTCGAAGTCTCCATTTCCAGGTTCAAAATAATCCGGATAGAGCAGTCCCCGTTTTCTTTCCGCCTGTTCATGGCCGCCCCAGAAAGAAATTCTGATGTCGTCGTTCTGACCAATCAGCGACATGGCAATCTCCTGCTGGCGCGGATCAAGGAAATCAGTGAGCTTGGGACGGAACTGATCAGAGGCTATGGATTTCCACTCTAGTACCTGGTCTACGAATGGATGCTCTTCTTTTCGGTAATGTTCATATAAACTCAAGTTATTTCCTCCTGTTTCTAGCGCAGCATGTCAAAGATGAACCCCACACCGTACATGGCAAAGTTAAGGGCAAAAATAGCCACGATTGGTGAGATATCAATCATGCCAAGAGGCGGGATGATCGACCGGAATGGCTGAAGGTACGGCTCCACCAGACGGCCTACCATTCTTCCGAAAGAAGTTTCCCTTGCGTTCGGAAACCATGACATAAATATATAAATAATACAGAGTATCAAGTAAATCTGTATTGCCATCAAGACTAATGATTCAATAGTTCCTATCAAAACTGCTCACCTTCTTTTAAGTATGTTTACTCCTGCATCATTTCGGAGATTGAGCCAGTTACATCCACATTATCTGGAGTACAGAGGAAAATATTCATTCCGAGTTTCTGAATATCCCCACCAATGGCATATACAGTGCCGCTGATGAAATCCACTATTCTCTTAGCCTGTTCACGTGGAAGGCGCTGCAGATTAATTACTACGCTCTTTCGGTTTTTCAGATGGTCGGCTATTTCCTGTACTTCATCATAACTGTGGGGTTCCAGGAGCATCACCTTTGCCTGATTCTGAATGCTGGTGAGGCTGACTACATTTTTCTTTTCCTTTTCAAAGCGGGCAGGTGCCTGTTGTTCAGTTTCCCTGTATTCTTTCTGTTCCGGAAAATCGTCTGTTTCAACTTCTGTTTCAGCATATTCGTCTTCCAGTTCGAAAAACTTCTTAAACTTTCTTTTCATGCTCATTTTTATCACCTCAGCGTTTCTTTTGAGATTATTTTTCCTTGCCTACAAGTGCTGAACCAATCCGGACGAATGTTGCACCTTCTTCCACAGCTACAACATAATCATTTGACATGCCCATGGAGAGTTCATGACATGGAGCATGAGGCAGCTCCATTGCTTCGATTTCCTCTTTTAATTCCCTGAGTCTTCTGAAATAGGGGCGGACTTCCTCCGCGTCTTCCACGAATGGAGCCATTGTCATTAATCCTGTGACTTCTATGGAAGGAAACTCAGCAAGTTGCCTGATGAATGATACTGTCTCCTCGGGCTTAAGCCCTGCTTTACTTTCTTCACCTGAAACATTGACTTGCACAAAACATTTCACTTTTTCATTTTCAGGGGCGCGCTTTTCAATCTCTTTAGCGAGTGATAGCCTGTCCAGAGAATGAATATAATTAAACTGGTTTATCATATGTTTTACTTTTTTTGATTGCAGGCTGCCGATAAAATGCCAGGTCCCTCTTTCTCCAAGAGTTTCCCATTTTTCAACGCCTTCGTCCACCCTGTTTTCTCCCAGATGAACGACCCCTGCATCGAGGGCTTCCTTAGCTCTTTCCATGGAAACATATTTAGTTACTGCGATTATTTTAATATTTTCCTTTTCTCTGTTTGATCTTTCGCAGGCTGCATCAATTTCTTTTTCTATTTCTGTTAAACGATCTTTTACAGACACATTGATACTCCTTCCAATATTCTGGACATGATATGTACTTAATGATATACATATAATAATCATAATGAAACTTTAGCCTTCAGGCAATGAAAATAAAGCGAAACTGCCTTTTTTTTCTACAAAATCCTGTTTTAAACTTACATTTTTTTAATTTATGCTATATTTTGCTGTTGATAATTCTTTTTACAGGACGTTCCTGCGGTTAATTGGCGCAGGTGCAGAGTGCCTGCTTCAATCTGCGCAACTTAGAATTAAAAAGGGACCTTATAAAGTGAACCTTCAATCAGTGGGGGTTTTTATTCATCCCCCACTGATTGTTAGTTGAACCAATCGGGACAGTTTACCGCCAAAGTTAAAACCTCTGCCTGTAAGGGAGAGGTTTTAATCTTTATCCTGATCGCTGGATGATCCACCTGCCTGGCCTGGACCATGGTTTCTGACGAGAATGACATCTGAGCCAATTTTAACGATATTCTTCCAGGGGACTGTTACTTCCTGCTCCCGGTTCAAAAAACCCATCATTCGGCCTCCGCCAATGATAATCGCTTCCACTTTCCCTGTTTCCAGATTAATATCTATATCTGTAATATGGCCCAGAAGTTTTCCGTCCGCCAGATTTACTATATCCTTCGATTGGATATCAGAAATTTTCAGCATGCAGTTCCCTCCCCCCTGTTCTCTACATTCTATGCCTCCCTTGTTCAACTTATTTCTCAATTCCTTATTTCTTTAGTAAACAGAAAAGCCTTCTTCTGTAATTCCCTGCAACAGAAGAAGGCTTCGCATCATTATCTTAATTTCCTCTATTCCTTGGCATGCTTGTTCATTTGCTGAATGGCCGCTTTTTCCAGGCGGGAAACCTGTGCCTGGGAAATCCCTATTTCATCCGCGACCTCCATTTGAGTTTTTCCCTGAAAAAATCTCATGTTCAATATAAGCTTTTCACGGTCATTAAGTCGGATCATTGCTTCTTTTAAAGCAATTTCCTCAATCCACTGAACATCTTTTTGCTTATCATCGCTGATTTGGTCCATCACATAAATTGGATCGCCGCCGTCGTTATAAATAGGCTCAAATAATGAAACAGGATCCTGTATAGCATCCAAAGCAAAGACAATATCTTCTTTCGGAACATCCAGCACCTTAGCAATTTCCTGAACTGTCGGTTCCCGTTCCCTTGTTTTTTCACTCATGAGACTGTCCCTGACCTGTAAAGCCTTGTATGCGATATCTCTAAGTGACCTTGAAACTCTGATTGGATTATTATCCCTCAAATATCTTCTGATTTCACCGATAATCATGGGGACAGCATAAGTGGAGAATTTTACGTTCTGCCCAAGGTCAAAGTTATCGATGGATTTCATAAGCCCAATGCATCCAACCTGGAACAGATCGTCCACATACTCGCCCCGGTTATTAAACCTCTGTATTACACTCAGGACAAGGCGCAGATTCCCATTTACAAGCTTTTCCCGTGCAGTAATATCGCCATTCTGCATTTGTTCGAAAAGCACTCTCATTTCTTTGTTTTTCAACACAGGTAACTTTGATGTGTCCACTCCGCAGATTTCAACTTTATTTCGAGTCAATGCTTTCCCTCCCACCAGGAGCTGATGTTCAAAAATCAGTATCTCCCCGGGAGGGAAAATTATGCAGACTTTCCAGTTCAAAAAATTCAATTGGCCGGCAAACCGCTGTTATATCAATGAAAAAGCTATAACATTTTATTAAATTCTTTTCTGAGTCTTTTTATGATTCGTTTTTCCAGTCTTGAAATATAGGACTGTGAAATTCCCAGCATATCCGCTACATCTTTTTGTGTTTTTTCTTCCCCGCCTGCCAGTCCAAAACGAAGCTCCATGATCTGCTTTTCCCTGTCATTCAGCGTATCCAGTGCTTTAACAAGCAGCTTTCTGTCAACCTTGTCTTCAATTCCTTTCGTAATGATATCTTCTTCCGTTCCTAAAACATCAGAGAGCAATAGTTCATTTCCATCCCAGTCAATATTCAGAGGCTCATCGAAGGACACCTCAGATCGTATTTTATTATTCCTCCTCAGGTACATGAGTATCTCATTTTCAATACAGCGGGAAGCATAAGTAGCAAGCTTGATTTTCTTTTCAGGGTCAAAGGTATTGACCGCTTTTATAAGGCCGATTGTTCCAATACTGATAAGATCCTCGATATTAATCCCTGTATTCTCAAATTTCCTCGCAATATATACGACCAGCCTTAAGTTACGTTCTATAAGAATGGAGCGGACCGCTTCATCCCCATTTGGAAGCCGTTCAAGCAGATCTGCTTCCTCTTCCTTCGTTAAAGGCGGAGGAAGGGCCTCGCTCCCGCCTATGTAAAATACTTCATCAGATTTAATCTTTAGTTTGATTAAAATCCGGTACCACCAAAGCCTCAGCCTCATTTTCCATTTCTTCATGTTGCTTCCCCCTTTAGTAAATTGCACTGTTTATCCCGATGTAACCGTCCGTAAATCTCCCGCCTCAAAACATGAGTGGAAGCGGAGATGTTCAGGGGGAGATAACGGACGCTAACATCCCGATTGGTTCGACTAACAATCAGTAGGGGATGAATAACCCCCCCACTGATTGAAGGGTCACTTTATGAAGTCAGCTTTTTCTTTTGCATCATCTTAGGGTGCAGTAAACAATCAAAATCCTGCCGGTCAGATAACTTCGTGCTGCTCATGCCTATCAGCACATGCTTCATACTATAAGACCGGCCACTTTCATAGACAGTAACGTTGTCCGGTTTGACAGCCCACATAAAGTGTTGCGTCTCTCCAACAGTTCTGTACGGAAGTAATGTAAGCTTGCCCTCGAACTGTTCCGGAAGTTCCTCGTATGCCAGGTGAGATTTATTAATGAAACTCACAACAGATGGAGGAAACTGATCACCCGCTTCATTCATATCAATAATCATTACAGGGCGCTTTGTGACAGGGTCCTCCAGCCTGTTTCCACTATCCACAAAGCCTTTTAATTGAAAAGTCATTCCAGCCGCACTCACTGTAACAGGATATATTTCATCGTATTTCATCTTCTCAGTTTCAACTGCTTCCAGCCTCTGTTTCGAATAAAAGTAAACGATCGGAAAACCAAGAACAACAAACAGCCAGCTTACAGGGGAGCCGAGACCGCTTGTATAAGTTGCAAAAGTTCCCTTCACGAAGGCAGTGTCTGCCTGGAGAAAAAAATGCAGTCCGAGTAACCCACCTCCTGCTGCAAAGTTTACGAAATAAAACATGAACCAAGCCTGTAAAAAGTGTTTTAACCGATGGAAACCAAAAGCCAGGTAAACAATGACAAGAGAATAGCAAACCTTAATCAGCGGATTAACAGCCAGTGATTCCAGTGGGGTAAAAAGAATCAACACGTATATGGATGCGAACAATGCTCCAAAAAATAAACGGGCCTTACTTACTTTTCTTTTTAATACAGTGGCGGTCAATAATAATAGCATCAAGTCTATCAAAAAGTTCAGCAGCCAGATTATATCAAGATAAATGTGCAAAACAGCCACCATCCAAAGGAATTTGAAACTAAGTATAGCTTATGCATAAATTTAAGTCTGTCACTATTTGCCAGGGATCAGCTACTTATTTTGACTGTTTTTCTTTCATCTTGTCACGCCTGCAAAGTAATAGTTCAGGAGATTAGTAGGGTACTATGAAGAATGATTTTTTCGGGGGTTAATATATACCGGGCGATAGATCTTCCCGGCAGTAAAGAAAACTCGCCGATTGGCGAGCCTTAAGTCGAAGACAGAGGCGTAGTTGCACTTATACTATAGCCCTAAAAATTTTCTCTGCGCCGAATCAACTTCCCTGCTAAAATTTTATACTTTCATATAGTGCAAAAAAGAGAGCTTCCCAGTACATCACTGGGTTGCTCTCTTCTGTTCAGTAATTTCCGTATAACTTAATTTCTTTTCCTGCGATTGCGCAGGAACGTAGGAATATCAAGCGTATCATGTTCATCTTCCGCAGGCTGCGGCTTTTGAGGAGCCTGCTGGTTTGAGGAGGATTCCTGCTGAGGTTCCTGCCTCATTGATGATGAAGGCTTGTTCCTTTGCATTGTAGAAGGCTGGCGCTTTGGAGCAGGCTTTTCAGCCGGCTTATCGTCAAACCCTGTTGCAATTACTGTTACTACTATTTCATCTTTAAGGTTCTCATTGATGACAGAGCCGAAGATCATATTTACTTCGCTGTCGGATGCTGTTGAAACTATCTCAGCAGCTTCGTGAACTTCAAACAGGCTGAGGTTTGCTCCACCTGTAATATTCATTAATACTCCCTGTGCTCCATCAATTGATGTTTCAAGCAGAGGAGATGAAATTGCTTTTTTCGCAGCTTCCGCAGCTCTGTTTTCTCCTGTGGCTACACCGATCCCCATCAAAGCAGAACCTTTTTCGCTCATGATCGTTTTCACATCAGCAAAATCAAGGTTAATCAGGCCGGGAACAGCAATAAGATCCGAAATACCCTGAACACCCTGGCGGAGAACATTATCTGCCTCACGGAATGCCTCAAGCATCGGAGTGTTCTTGTCCACAATTTCTAGAAGACGGTCGTTCGGAATAACGATCAGAGTATCCACTTTTTCTTTCAGAGAGGAAATACCGCCGCCTGCCTGAGTCATTCTTTTTCTTCCTTCGAAAGTAAACGGGCGTGTCACAACCCCTACTGTCAATGCGCCAAGTTCCTTTGCTATTTCCGCAATAACAGGAGCTGCGCCAGTACCAGTTCCGCCTCCCATTCCGGCAGTAATGAACACCATGTCCGCGCCGCCAAGAACTTCTTCAATTTGCTCACGGCTCTCTTCAGCAGCCTTTTTACCAACATCAGGGTTAGCACCTGCTCCGAGACCTCTTGTAAGCTTACCGCCTAATTGCAGTTTCGTTTCAGCTTTCGAAAGATTCAGTGCCTGTGCATCCGTGTTTACAGCTATAAAGTCAACACCCTGAAGACCATTTTCAATCATACGGTTAACAGCGTTGCTTCCGCCGCCGCCAACCCCGATTACTTTTATAGTTGCTAATTGATCTGAATCCATTTCAAATTCCAACATTTTTTGTTCCCCCAATCCATCATGGTTCACCAAACAAATTTGTGTTCTATTCAAAAAATACTTTAAACCAATTCGATACTTTTTTCTTCACTCCAGGCCCTTCCTTTGGCTGTTTCTTCTTCGGGGCTGATTTTTCTTTGCGTTCATTTCGTTCCTTCGTTTCAACCTGGTTGTCTGCTTCAGAGATGTTGCTTACTCCTGAAGCAACTTCCTTACCCTGAATTCTGATGTTTCTGTGTGCAAAGGTGATCAGGCCAACTCCGTTTGTATACTGTGGCTCCCGAACGCCTATGTAATCCGGTATCGCAATACGGACATTTTTCTGCAGTACATCTCTTGCAAGTTCAAGAACACCTGGAATCTTCGCTGTCCCACCGGTAAGAACGTAGCCCCCCGGCAGTTCCGAATATCCCATTCTCTGAATTTCTTTCAGAGCAAGCTGGAGAATTTCTTCAATCCTTGGTTCAATTATATTAGCAAGCTGCCATTGTGAAAACTCCTGCTTCTGGTCGCTGCCAATCTCCGAAACTTCAAACGTTTCATCATCGGAGGCATATTCAATAAAAGCATGTCCGTTTTCTATTTTCACTTTCTCCGCTTCGTCCGTAGAAGTACGTAAACCAACGGAAATATCATTCGTAATATGGCTTCCGCCAACAGGGATTTGTTTAGTTCCCTGAAGTGTTCCATTTTCGAAAACGGAAACAGTCGTGGAACCACCGCCCATATCAATCAGGGCAACTCCCAGGCTTCTTTCATCCTTTGAAAGTGCAATTGATCCTGCAGCTAATGGCTGAAGGGCAATATCTGCCACATGCAGCCCTGCTTTCTCAACACATCTCAATACATTATGTAACATTGTCCTGGAACCAGTAATTATCGTTCCTTCCATTTCAAGACGGACGCCTATCATCCCACGGGGGTCATTGATTTCGTCCAGCCCGTCTACGATAAACTGCTTTGGTATTACGTCAATAATTTCTCTTTCGGGAGGGATGGATACCACCTGCGCGGCATCTATAACTCTTGTAATATCTTCGTCCCCTATCTCCCGGTCTTCACTGGATACGGCAACAACACCATGACAAGGCTGCAATTGTATATGGTTACCTGTTACTCCAACAATAACATTCTGAATGGAAAGACCTATCATTCTTTCAGCCTTTTCAACTGCATTCCTTATTGACTGGACTGTAGCATCTATATCCACGATGGAACCCTTTTTGATTCCTTCAGAGCTTGTTTCTCCGACTCCAATGATGTTCAGCGTTCCATTGATCATTTCACCTATAACAACGCGAACACATGATGTGCCGATATCTAATGTGACGTATGTGTCATGGTTGTTCATTGGCTGGCACCTCCTACCTGCATTCAATTCTATCTACTAGCATAACATATGAATCATACGGGAGTTATGAAATGTATTCAACATTCAAGTCCCATTCCCTCTTTTTTTCGGCGCTTTTTAACCGAAAACTGAAGTTAAATCTCTTCATCCTGCGTTTCTTTCTTTATTTTACGCTTTTCCAGCCATTTATTCAGCAGAATTCTTCTGATTAAGGCGATGTTATGGAACAGCCTTACCCCAAAAGCAAAAACGGCGGCTAAATATAAGTCTACACCAAGATGGACACCCAGAAAAGCTAAACCCGCAGCTAAAAGAATATTAGTAAAAAAACCAGTTAAAAAGACTTTATCTTCGAAAACATCCTCCAGATGCGCCCGTATTCCTCCAATTAAAGTGTCAAGCGCCGCAAGAACAGCAATTGACAAATAACTTGAATACTGATCAGGAACTCTGAATTCAGTAAAAAGCCCAAGGAGGATACCGATCAAAAGCCCCATGACAGGAAGCCACATTTTAAGAGTCCTCCTTTATCAGTTCCATATGGCGCACTCTCATTGGTTTATCATACGCTGGCAAAACTAACTCTGTAACAGTGCTTGATTCGAGTGACAGATTTTCATAAGAAAACATTTCCCTTGAGGAGGAAGACATCATCGCATAATGGAGCCCTTCCGGATCGTCAGTAATCACTCTTACTCTCAAGGGAAACTGGGTAACCCGGCTGCTGTTGACTAACGTCACCCCGTTCGCCTCCCTGATTGCAGAAGTGGAAACTACTCTCTGGCTGGCTACAGCTATTTCAGAGGCGCCGTTAATGTTTAATTCATTAATCAGCATTCTTAGCAGATACGGAGGTACAGACCTTATTGCCCCCCCGTCAAAGTTTTCATCGAAGACAGGGGAGATTTCCAGTATAACGCCTGGACCGCTCACCTCAGTGAGCCCAGCTCTGTACTTCAGTTCCTCCATTGCAGACTCCATAACTTCTTCCACATCTCCACCCTGCTGGAGCTGAGAGAGATGTTCAAGCTGTTTTGCAATCTCCTCATTCAGCTCCTGCTGCCTTTCTTTTTCACTGGTCAGGGCCTGCTGGAGCTCCATGATGTTTCTCGTATCCCGGACTTCCACTTCTTTCGTGCTCTGAAACAGGACAGCGACCATAAAACCGAGGACAGCAGTGACTATAGTAAATGTATATATGCGCCCTTTCACGCTATCACCCGCTTTCAGCAGTATCAGAGTAGTATGGCTCAAGCACCACTTCTCTCTGCTTCTCAATCCTCACATCAATATTTTCACTCACCAGCTGGTCAGTGACGCCTCCAGCCATGTTCAATGCGCTGTTTAATGTTTCACTGTCCCCTATCGCAGTAATTTCAAAGGGAGCAAAAGAGACTCGCCCGTCTACTTCTATAACCGGTCCAATACATTGAATGTACGAACGGTGGCTGATTCGGAAGCCATTAACAGCAACAGCTTCCGCCCCTGTCACCAGCAGTTCATCGATAACCTTCTGAATATGCTGTTCATGGACAATATAGTTATTCGGGTTCTCCCCGTCAGGTATGTAGTCTGCATCGTGAAGAGTTATACTTATTCCCTCACCTGCCACCCCTACTGTCCCTGTGACCATACGGAGCCTTTCTATATCTTCCACAAGATTAAAATATCTTCGCTGGTTATTTGCCGCTTCTTCCTCGATCTCAGAAATGCGCGCCTGGATATCCCGCAATTCCTCCCCAAGCTGTTTATTCGCTTCCTGTTCATCAAGAATTTCATTTCTCAGCTCGTCCTCCGCTTTCCATTGAGAACTGGATATGTATGCGGAAGAAGACTGGCTTTCATTTGCTTCATTAGCAAACTGGTAGCTTAGTGCGGCAATAAACCCGGTAACTAATAAAACAAATGAAAAAATTACATGTTTACCCTTCACTCTCACCTTCTTCTTCCTCCCCCGTTTCAAAACTTTCAAAATAAGGGTTCATACGCATATGAACGATACCTTCGCTGCCTGGTTCAAGCTGTTCAACTACTGAAGGGTACGGGGCTATCCTTTCAGAAAACCTGCGGACAGTAGAATGGACCGTAAATCCGTCATTCATGTAAACTACTACTCTTGTCGGATCGTTTTCGGCAGGAGACAGGTGAATTTCAGAGATTCTGTTTTTCATTGCGTCAGATACAGAAGAAAGTTCCTCCGCCATCTGCTCCTTGAGCTCTGAATCGGAAAAACCAACTAATATTGGCGCATCGTACGGAGATACAGAAAGGGATATATCCCCAGTCAGCAGCTCTCCCGTCTCAAGTAATGGAAAAAACTCCTCATTCTCCTTTATATAAGCAACCCTGTCGTATTCCTCTACATGAATCTCTACTGTATTCGGCCACTGACGGGATAATTCAGCTTCAGCTATCTGCGGGTGGGTAAGTATTTTTGAGGCAACCTCCTCGCTGTTTAAGCGCCACATGCTTACTTCCGGAATCAATTCAGAGTTTTCAACAATCCAGTCCTCCGGGACATATTGTGCCCCGATTACCTCAACTGCTCTCACGTGGCTGAAGGAAGACTGAAAATAAGCAACCAGTGTCATTAACAGGAAGAAAGCAGAAACATACAGGATCATTCTTCGGTTTGCCCTCTGACGCCGGCGCTCTTTTAACGTTGGAATTCTTTCTTCTAACTCGACAATATTTTTATCATTCATCTGTCTTTCCTCCATTGTATAGCATGGCGCAGTTTGAGAAAACCTGATTTTTACACTAATCGACAAAAAATTAAAAAACTTGTCCGCCTTTTGTTTATTTGTGCCCCAGCAAGAAATGATCTTTAACTATGCCTTCCGCATTTACCCACCAGTTCTGTTATCCACAGCCTGGGTACAGCCTGCTTCCGGAAAACCCGGCTGACAGGAAACTACAATGATTTCCCGCCAGTCTCAGCTGTTGATATAAGCTTTTCAGTGGTGCTGCAATTTTAATGATCCCCTACCTGTTCAACTTCTGTTTCCATTTTGACGCCAAATTTCTCATGGATGGTAGTCTGTACGTGTTTAATCAGGTCCATAACATCTTTTGCAGTCGCGTCTCCATTGTTAACGATAAAGTTTGCATGAATGTCCGAAATCTGTGCCCCGCCAACGGAATATCCTTTCAGCCCTGCTTCTTCAATAAGCCTTCCTGCATATTTAGGGAGAGGGTTTCTGAATACACTACCGCACGTAGGGTGTTTAAAAGGCTGTGACTCCCTGCGGTAATCTTTATTAGCCTGCATTTCTTTCGTTATTTTTTCTTTATCGCCTTTTTGAATATTAAATTCTGCTTCCACACAAATTCCGTCCTCTTTCTGCAGGCGGGAAGTTCTGTAGGAATAGTCCATCTCTTCATTTGTGTACCATTTAAAGCTCCCGTCAGGAAGAAGAATAAGAGCTCTTTTTAATATTTTTGATATATCTGAACCATGTGCCCCGGCGTTCATGAAAACAGCTCCGCCTATTGTCCCTGGAATTCCACCTGCAAACTCGAAACCTGAAAATCCTTGCTTACTGATCAGTGTAGTAAGTTTAATTACGGAGTATCCGGCGGTTACTCTCAATAGTTTTTCATCTTTAATTTCGTAATGAGCGAAGTTTTCACCGAATTTAATGACTACCCCATTTATACCTTTATCGGAAACGAGCAGATTCGAACCTTTTCCGACAACGAGCCATGGCACTCCGGCAGCAATGATCTCCTTCATGGCAGTCTGCAGGTTTTCCGCTGTATCTGGTTCGTAAAAAATCCTGGCAGGCCCGCCAATTTTCCACGTCGTGTGATTTTTCAAAGGTTCGTTTTCTTTTATTTTCCCAACATTAAGTTCTTCCAGTTTCCTTAATAAGTTTTCCATCATTACCTCCATCAAAGGTTGTTTTTAACCAAGGTGTTTATTTCATTCTTTTATAAAAATCCAATACGGCTGAGTTGGAATGTTATAAGATTCATCTCTTTGAAGCTAATACGTCATGACTCATAATAAAATTTCATGTCTCTTACTATTATAGCGCAAAAA
Protein-coding regions in this window:
- a CDS encoding DivIVA domain-containing protein, giving the protein MPLTPLDIHNKEFTRGFRGYDEDEVNEFLDQIIKDYELVIREKKDLADRVDELEEKLSHFSSIETTLNKSILIAQETAEDVKRSADKEAKLIIKEAEKNADRIINESLSKSRKITLEIEELKKQASVYRTRFRMLLEAQLEMLNTDDWDDLSKSNEEEEEESYENVNG
- a CDS encoding RNA-binding protein; amino-acid sequence: MSLYEHYRKEEHPFVDQVLEWKSIASDQFRPKLTDFLDPRQQEIAMSLIGQNDDIRISFWGGHEQAERKRGLLYPDYFEPGNGDFELSVYEINYPVKFAQLEHRKVLGALMNVGLKREKFGDILTDGTRFQVALADEVADFVTWNFTSAGKTKVSLEKILNEKDIVKVEQEFSFSEATVSSLRLDTVLAEAFNISRSKVKPFVQNGDVKLNWKTEEDPSSQVEVKDVISLRGKGRCHVISIDGQTKKGKWRITLGFPR
- a CDS encoding YggT family protein, yielding MAIQIYLILCIIYIFMSWFPNARETSFGRMVGRLVEPYLQPFRSIIPPLGMIDISPIVAIFALNFAMYGVGFIFDMLR
- a CDS encoding cell division protein SepF, producing MSMKRKFKKFFELEDEYAETEVETDDFPEQKEYRETEQQAPARFEKEKKNVVSLTSIQNQAKVMLLEPHSYDEVQEIADHLKNRKSVVINLQRLPREQAKRIVDFISGTVYAIGGDIQKLGMNIFLCTPDNVDVTGSISEMMQE
- a CDS encoding YggS family pyridoxal phosphate-dependent enzyme → MSVKDRLTEIEKEIDAACERSNREKENIKIIAVTKYVSMERAKEALDAGVVHLGENRVDEGVEKWETLGERGTWHFIGSLQSKKVKHMINQFNYIHSLDRLSLAKEIEKRAPENEKVKCFVQVNVSGEESKAGLKPEETVSFIRQLAEFPSIEVTGLMTMAPFVEDAEEVRPYFRRLRELKEEIEAMELPHAPCHELSMGMSNDYVVAVEEGATFVRIGSALVGKEK
- a CDS encoding YlmC/YmxH family sporulation protein; protein product: MLKISDIQSKDIVNLADGKLLGHITDIDINLETGKVEAIIIGGGRMMGFLNREQEVTVPWKNIVKIGSDVILVRNHGPGQAGGSSSDQDKD
- the sigG gene encoding RNA polymerase sporulation sigma factor SigG — its product is MNWKVCIIFPPGEILIFEHQLLVGGKALTRNKVEICGVDTSKLPVLKNKEMRVLFEQMQNGDITAREKLVNGNLRLVLSVIQRFNNRGEYVDDLFQVGCIGLMKSIDNFDLGQNVKFSTYAVPMIIGEIRRYLRDNNPIRVSRSLRDIAYKALQVRDSLMSEKTREREPTVQEIAKVLDVPKEDIVFALDAIQDPVSLFEPIYNDGGDPIYVMDQISDDKQKDVQWIEEIALKEAMIRLNDREKLILNMRFFQGKTQMEVADEIGISQAQVSRLEKAAIQQMNKHAKE
- the sigE gene encoding RNA polymerase sporulation sigma factor SigE gives rise to the protein MKKWKMRLRLWWYRILIKLKIKSDEVFYIGGSEALPPPLTKEEEADLLERLPNGDEAVRSILIERNLRLVVYIARKFENTGINIEDLISIGTIGLIKAVNTFDPEKKIKLATYASRCIENEILMYLRRNNKIRSEVSFDEPLNIDWDGNELLLSDVLGTEEDIITKGIEDKVDRKLLVKALDTLNDREKQIMELRFGLAGGEEKTQKDVADMLGISQSYISRLEKRIIKRLRKEFNKML
- the spoIIGA gene encoding sigma-E processing peptidase SpoIIGA, with protein sequence MVAVLHIYLDIIWLLNFLIDLMLLLLTATVLKRKVSKARLFFGALFASIYVLILFTPLESLAVNPLIKVCYSLVIVYLAFGFHRLKHFLQAWFMFYFVNFAAGGGLLGLHFFLQADTAFVKGTFATYTSGLGSPVSWLFVVLGFPIVYFYSKQRLEAVETEKMKYDEIYPVTVSAAGMTFQLKGFVDSGNRLEDPVTKRPVMIIDMNEAGDQFPPSVVSFINKSHLAYEELPEQFEGKLTLLPYRTVGETQHFMWAVKPDNVTVYESGRSYSMKHVLIGMSSTKLSDRQDFDCLLHPKMMQKKKLTS